The genome window TTGTGGCGCCAACCTGGCTCTTGATATCATCGCCAACGATAGGAACGCCAGCGGCCGTGAACTTGGCTGCCCACTCTGGATCTGAAGCGATGAAGACCGGGATGGCATTGACAAAAGCCACCTTGGCGTCGATGCAGGCTTGGGCATAGAACTTCTGTGCCTTCTCAGAACCGACCGGTAGGTACGCGACCAGCACGTCTGCCTGCACAGCTCGCAGCGCCTCTACGATATCGACTGGTTCGAGCGGAGACTCTTCGATAGATTCCCGATAGTACTTGCCAAGGCCATCAAAGGTTGGTCCACGTTGGACCATCACCTGACTCTCAGGAACTTCGGCAAACTTGATGGTGTTATTGCGACCGGCAAAGATCGCCTTGGAGAGCGGGACACCAACCTTGGTGGCATCGACGTCGAAGGCAGCAACAAACTCCAGGTCGCTGACGTGGTAATCGCCGAGCTGGACATGCATAAGACCAGGGACTTCGTCCTCTGGGTTCGCTCCTTGATAGTAATGCACCCCTTGGATGAGTGAGCTAGCGCAGTTTCCCACGCCAGCGATTGCTACGCGTACTTTTGACATCGGTTTCCCCATTTCCTTTCTTCTGCTTACCGCGAGAGCGTAGGTTGCTCTCGAAGATCCTTGAGTTCACGCTCGATCCACTGGAGTTCAGCGTCGAGACGATACTCGAGACCATGCTTGACCTGGCCCAAACTGTCTGAACGTGGGGACAGTTCGCCAAGGGCACGCATGCGTTCATTGATGAGGCCAACCCGTCGCTCGAAGAGTCGGATGCGCTCAGCCTCGGTGAGATGGTCCGAAAACGCCAGTACGAACCAGAAGGTACGATCATCGTCAATGGCGATGCCACGCAACAGCTCGAGTAGCGAGGTCTGGCCAGCGGCGGTGATGGTATAGACCTTCCGATTGCGACGCCCATTGGCGGGTTGTTCGCCACGCTGGAGTAATGCGAGTTCTGCCGCGAGAGCTCCAGAGAGTTGACGCGAATCGAACGCAGGGTTGTTGGTTGCCTCCGAGCGAATGAGTCCGCGACGCTCCAACTTGGCCAATGCAGGGTAGAGCGATCCCCATGACATGGTCATCAGGGCGCCAAAAGCGGTGTCGATACGCCGTTTGAGTTCGTAGCCGTGCATGCCCTCGTCTGCGAGAAGGCCGAGTAGGAGCAGCTCTGTGGCTGAGCCGCTGGAATGGTTACTCGTTCGCATGACAAGTAGTATAGCCGGTCGTAGTACCAATGCAATATAGCGAAGTGTTATATCACTGCGCGAACAATTTCGTCAGCCGGTCTCCTCGATCGGAGCGATCGCCGGTGCACAACGTCAAACCGTTGTGGACCGTGGAACTCTGGGCCCACCGAGCTCCGTTGTTGCATAGCGTAAGACACCGCTGACCATGGGTTGCGGTTGGAGCAGGTTCCTCGTCGCAGCGGGAGTGCACCACTGCAAGGTCCTTGATGACAAGGTGCGATGGTGTATCGTCATGGGGTTCGCCGATACCCTCTGGCGCACACGATCTCGACGGTGAACGATCTTGGCAGGAATGTTGTCGTGTGGTCGGGAGCACCTGTCAACGTGAGGCTGTTCTCGGTGGGTGTCCTGT of Ferrimicrobium sp. contains these proteins:
- a CDS encoding inositol-3-phosphate synthase yields the protein MSKVRVAIAGVGNCASSLIQGVHYYQGANPEDEVPGLMHVQLGDYHVSDLEFVAAFDVDATKVGVPLSKAIFAGRNNTIKFAEVPESQVMVQRGPTFDGLGKYYRESIEESPLEPVDIVEALRAVQADVLVAYLPVGSEKAQKFYAQACIDAKVAFVNAIPVFIASDPEWAAKFTAAGVPIVGDDIKSQVGATIVHRTLARLFEDRGLVIDRTYQLNVGGNMDFKNMLERERLESKKISKTQSVTSQIDNGIEADDVHIGPSDHVPWLEDRKWAYIRLEGRNFGDVPLNIELKLEVWDSPNSAGVIIDAVRCAKIALDRGEGGPLLGPSAYFMKSPPQQFRDGIAQEMVNEYARSRS
- a CDS encoding PadR family transcriptional regulator — translated: MRTSNHSSGSATELLLLGLLADEGMHGYELKRRIDTAFGALMTMSWGSLYPALAKLERRGLIRSEATNNPAFDSRQLSGALAAELALLQRGEQPANGRRNRKVYTITAAGQTSLLELLRGIAIDDDRTFWFVLAFSDHLTEAERIRLFERRVGLINERMRALGELSPRSDSLGQVKHGLEYRLDAELQWIERELKDLREQPTLSR